From the Papaver somniferum cultivar HN1 chromosome 2, ASM357369v1, whole genome shotgun sequence genome, the window aatgtaattatctagttttccatcaacggtactcgtagagcttattgatcccatagaagtctttaaatgagcggaagtaagagatttcgcataattagggtactttcctctcccgATAGTCGGCTCCACCAAAAAGAACATGAATGAAGTTTGCCAGGCTctaaggatagtttgcaagaaattctAACTCAACTATTtacagaccaaggttgtttggataaccaggaaattccaaaaccgaacgATGTTCAAGATAATGCAATGTGTACCTAATTTcgattttcatatttccaactaatgtCCAACATGTAATTCCGAAatctatttttagaaaatatctaatattagtttagcacttacctaatatagtttttcaagagatatgttttaattgctggaaatcaaaaacatataattcgaaatcttaattgaaagattctcaatatttcggtttgggatcaacttgagtatcaaggaatatatttgaaaaacTAGAGATAATAATTATTTACATTTTCAAATTATATCGACATCTAAAATTTTCCTATAAGGCAAACCCAAATTCCAAACTCACACCAAAtcgtaaagtaatatgtgaatgttgGAAATCGGTCTTGCTCTTGGGACCTGTTCTACCATGAATCCCaacataggtagggatcggttctgccAAGTCATATAATATAGGTAGGGAttggttctaccaagtctccTAGCAAtatctaggatcggttctaccaagactcctaATATAAGTAAGGAATTGTTCTATAATGTCTCCCAATAATagataggatcggttctaccatgtatcctaaagtaggtagggatcggttctaccttgactctcaacataagttaagatcggttctacctgaaTTCCTACCTTAGGTTCGAATTGgccatccaatagatcttcacaGAAAACCAGGCCAACACACCTATTGATTCTTTTTCTATTACGAAACaatttcatatatgtacttcctttacatATATGTAatgaaacatagttttctaggaagAAATTACACATATATCCAATACACATATTCAATCTTCGATGTCGcatttacaaagttcaaaagataaacgttatacttcgtaattcaatattcatccttgacactttgatcataataaaataaccaagtctaatactagagtattaaatgtaacctcacatgttatgtttttaatattaaacgacttgaaagtaacgataagaatggaaacaagtcaagtcaattTCACTaccctcaagtggaaggatgatatcttcgttgtagtcgatacatcttcacattcttcaggtcttcaaggtattacttgtatgtctcaacattcctagactttctggtctaacctaaatgaagttgactctagtaatcttaatcaagcgactctaattgtgttttgatactaaaatatgacaaccaaacttgacataccaacgtttggtgggttcaaccgaaatatgctctaacaattgtgTTTTCAGTATTGTATAATAATCAATCAAGGACGGGTGTCTTAAGGTGTAAACAATAAATTTCTGACAACAAAATTTAACTATTGGTTGCTAAACCTATGTTGTTTCCTTAGATACAAAAATTTATTACTTTGGTAAGAGTTAGACTTGCAATGAGGTTCTTTCCATAGTTTGAAGTTGTAGACAATTGTCAGCTGCAGTAAATTCTATGAAAAAATTACTACCAAAGATAACTCCGAACTACTAAGAATAGACAATGTGTACAAAGAGGCAACAATGTAAAAATATTTAAAAGTTTAAATCTCGAGCTAGATATATTCTTAGATTAAAACGAATTTGCTAAGAAAAAGCAATTTGTAAGCGTGTGCAAAAGTTCGCCTATAAAACTAAAGAAGAATGAATGGGTCCAAAGCCAATAGTGTATTAAGTTGACGCgttaagattgtaggtgtgtgaaCTCACGCATTGACTTCCTAAACTCATAAGATGGTAAATAAAACTCAAAATATTTGTAGGTTCGTGAACTCAAATGTAAACAATTTTACAGGAAATATTCAAGCCTTTAAGTTTGCGAACTCAAATATTCAAAAAGTCACAAGAGAATTTTCTTGTACTAGGTTCGCAAACTCAAATAACATTAAGCATCAGgagaaattttcttcattagtttcaCGAACTTAACCTTTTAGGCTCCCAAATTCAAATGTCAAAAAGGCCTCAGAAGAAATTCTTTACAATAGGTTCGCGAACACACCTATTTATGTTTAAGAACACAACTGACTTATTGACTTCATTGTTTTGAGTTCTACAAGCAATAGATTTACAAACTCAAACTtttgagttcgcgaacttaggtGAGTGAATAACATCAGTTGGAAACTACCAAAACAAAACCTTTAAAAACTCAAGCATGAATTTGCAAGGCATGAGGTTTCGTGTGCTTTCTATCTTAATAATAGTTTCAAGTTCTCGACAATAAAGAGATTCGAAAGTTGAAACATCACTAAACTTAACAAAAGCTAATCCATGACATGATATTCTTCGAATATGATGATTTACTTAAGTCCTCAACTTTTGATATGATAGATAGATAGACAAAATAGAAAAGAGTCCGAAAGAAAAGACCAATCTTCGTTAATTACCTCGACGAAGTTTCTTCAAATTGATGTATTCGTGTGATcttgatttttttcattcttcTTGAGTAAATTGGAAAATCCTAAACCTTTGTTACCTAACTTATTCCAAGCTGAAGCTGACTTTAGTAGGCAAAACTAAGAAATAATTTTGGCATCTAAACTTGACTTAATTTGAGCATTCACTATAAGATACCTTCTTGAGCGAGATTATAAATATATGTTAATATTTACGCTTGATGAATTCAGATATTATTCTATCACCTAATTATCAGACGTGTTTAGTCTTATTCGTACATTAAAAAAAATGGAGGTAATGTTTACTCATATTacaaaatattaatttatttttacacgttaaattatttttttattaacatTTACCAATGCTATCATAAACCTAAAGAGATTTCCAATTTAGGATTTTCAAAAACTAAGTTAGTTTTATCTACATGTTTATATTTATATATTTGCACTAATTTTAAATTGTCGAAGAAAAGTATATTTTGAAAAGGTTAGTTTACACTAGAGAAACTTATAAAATGATTAATTTTCTTGCATTTGAATATTTacaaattaattttctttttttgcatataatattttttttataacatATGAATACATTTACCATTTGCACCACTGCTAATTAATTTACTTGTGCTATTATATGTGAAAAAATAATGTGTCATAAATATGAACTTTCTTTTCTGTTAATGATTACATATACTTTTTCTAGCACAATATGATTCATTTTCTTCtcgtataaatattttttttcacaTATAATATTATTATGAATTTGGATAATTTTTAagaatttcaaataaataaactccataatTTCAGATAATTCAAATATCGGTTTAAGATGCTAATAATTTTCTCTAAAACCAAGAAACGAAGATCTCGATAATTAGATATAGATAAATATTAATAGGAGGGCAACAATGaaatgttgtttggtggaaaattaTACTTCGAAAGTTGTGTGTGCAACCAAAAATTACTTATTTCTTATACATATAAATATTATATACGAATAAAAAAATCGAGCGTATTGGTGACACTTAAAAGGCCCAAATTTGGATTCCGCCTAGAGCTCGGGAAACTATAAGATGGACCTGCATAACAACTCTATCATATCAATACACAAGGCCCTAACCTGGTGCATACGCACTGGAATATAATCTACAATCGTTATAAAATACACAACAATGTGGCTTGTTAATTTTGTCAATTTGTTACCGTATATGGTTTTGTTTGATATGTAGCAAACCTTTTAAATGTAAATATTTGCAGAAGAGCCCATTTTGCAGGTGTTTTGTAAAGTTTATTAAAAGTGCAAGAATGTGCATGAATTTTGCAGCTTAATCAATTTGCGTGGTCAGAAAAGCTGGGCCAATAATGAAGTTTAATTTGGCTAAAAGGTTTCACATGTGATTTGGCAAAATaaattataaaaccaaaaaaaaaatctggttaACCAGTTATTTGATGCCACAACTGCAGCAAGAATTCTACAGATGTTTCTGGACACCTCAAAGGAGGATAACATCTTCTAAATGCCTTCGTTTTCAGTGAAAAACACCTATAATATGCCGTCTAATACCACCAGTGATGCACAGGTTAATAAAATTATGGTACCTTCCCACTGCACGTATGCAAATCTATATGGAAAATGTAATGCTTCTCACTGAATAAAACTTTTCATTTGGAAATGCATTACAGACATTTTGCAACTAGAAGTAAGATTGCAAAATTCAATCCTGCAGTGGAGGTTCAATGTGGCAGTTATGGTCAAGCTGTGGAAACTATCGAGAATATATTACTAGAATGCATACATGCTAGGGATGTTTGGAGATGCATTAACATTGATATTGACCCAGTAAAAAACAGTTCAGTCACATTATCTCAATGGTGTTACAGTTGGTTCTCCAATGATCATATTTCAAGGAATCAAATGTGGTTGTACATGTTAATGGTGGGTTCTTGGATAATCTGGAAAGACATATGTGAATCTGTCTATCAAGGAGTACCTCTTAACCCATTTAATCCATTGAATATAATCCATCATTTATCTCTCTGCAACAATACAACTCACATGCCTCGACTGCTGAAACATTGATTTCTGAAAATTTTCCAGTTTCACAGTGGAACCTAACTGATGTTGGTTTTGTTGCCTCTTCTTATTACTATACTAATCTCAATGGTAATGGTGTGATATTTTGAGATCATGCAGAAGGAAAACACTAggagtaccaaaatacaccaccaactttttctaaggcaatctgtatggacaaaacctaaatacaattctgagagttcaatttaatgaatctcaatcaaggaatattcagagttatatctctttctctcggtctcgaaactgctccagagaaagaaaaaaaaactgttctcttgtttttcttcttcaatccttGTAAAATAGATCTTAATCTTTGAGGTTTGATCTGAATATTCAGATATTCCACACAGATTTGGGTATTTTTATTATAGTAATTATAATTTTGAATAAAACAATCACTATTTATTGTGATCCCCTATAATTAATTTCTAggggttttcttatttttaatggtTTGTTTTTATAGCATGAACATGaatggtgtctattttgattgtgaTAATCGTTTCAAATGGATCACTGAAAACGATTTACTTTGGGGTGACGTAGTTCTACATTTCCATGAAGATCAACTACTATCGATTTAGATTGTTATGAAGCACAGTGCATATTACTCTTATTTCAAGGGATATTTTaatcttattgaagaagaagacaagTTCAAATGGCTGAATCAGAATTCAAAAGCCATAATATCATCAATTTCTTATGTGAAAATcatgtattatatatatttatatatatattgtatcacaattatctagtttttgtGATATAAAATTTATgtaatttttcatgtttttcattCTTGATGTATTTGAAattttatcaatcaaatcaagaaattcactctttaaaaaaaaaaaatttctctcacaatcaaaagtttacagagactagtcTTGAGTGATTCCAAATATCAATTTCCAAgtgatcaatcaagtcgtatccaataaaCAATGATGAatttatctactttgattgattttacgtacaacctctgatatttcaattataaatataaacagtataatgcggaaaataaataacacatacaccaaaaaatttgttaacgataaaaccgcaaatgcagaaaaaccccgggacctagtccagattgaacaccagactgtattaatccgctacagacaccaacctactatcaattaacttcgtactggaatgtaattgagacctaattaaaccctcacaaaaaTTCAGTTACACTCGCGCTCCTTAGCCTCTTGATTCCCAACAGGACTCcgcgcaaatgattcccttagctgattacagcctaagagttgcttcaactcaattgaaaactttaaaccaatcttcctcctacAGATAAGATTATATGtgggatttcctttttgatcgtagatcaaggtgagactggaaatcgatagcaatagacaaagtctagctcaCCTAAAAATATGGAATTATGCTactcgaagtgcagcctagattattattcacctcacaacttgtggaatcaacaaagtctgagacgaagagaattttgacgatttctatctatcttgttcaagtgagcatctcaacgatcgaacaagatcaggatattcGAGATATCAGATAAAAaatagctggacctggcttcacgaatccttatgaagtctttgtagtcgctgaaccctaaaagggttaggaagaggacgactttagtttacaactaggacatacaaaaaagtagtgtcgggattcaaagatcctagttgcttgaggttcccttttatagacattcaaagcataggttgctttaggtttaagctaatatagctttggaaccaagcaatcaatatccactattagatgaatctttgaatctgattaacCTAATAAGATGCACAATTGGCTAGGATGAACTGTAACCGAACCGTATACAAAGACCAACTTCATGAATGGTTAGTCAAAactagccaactgaactataagcttgagcattttcatataacacttaagacttaactcgagtcacacttatgtgatcaaatatgtctatagtgtttttagagattattcaagCGCTAATTATGTCGGAGAAATAatttatgtgcatatgaatttaatcgacatggtaatTAGGAATACTGGGTACATATACTTAACCTGTTCGTGAACAgttatgtcatggtacgtgtacccttATGTATACCTTAAGGCATAGCCGATTTCCGGTgttcacagaactttttcggtatgcgtactggtattgATGCCATTAAAACATATCCGAGTttcggagttcacataacttttatggtatgcatactggtatggataccaaacaGGTTCCGGGACCAACAATTCTtttctagtatgcgtacgggtatgcgtactgatccaggttcacgagttcacggAATTTTTAAGGTGTCAtactggtatgcgtaccaaaaaaacTGCTATCAACATATTGCTACTCCAATACGTGTACAAAGTACATGTATTATGGCTTCAGACtttaacagttttcccagtttgtaagactagtATGTATATTGTCTTATATCCGAATTTATGATAGTTTTATAACTGGTATGTATACTGTCTTATATCCGAATTTAcaatagttttatatttctctctaaatcaattccaaacattcccaaataacatcaatgatacatatcaTTATTAgaggatattttcgaatgataatcttgaatcactatATAAGTTACGAACAATGAAATTTTCcctaaccgaaattcatcaagtatgaacaaatgttcattaaagcttagtcatatatttcgagaaGTTCCTTAACTTGGTAATtaattctcgactcgaaattttcGATATGCTTACGATAGTTTAATTAGTtgtgcgacatcgtctcatatatagaaaggtgaatataaattgagaaataggtgattcagtcttcacttaccttttgttgaagaagttctccaaaagctgcGGTTGATCTCCGCCTTCAAGCGGTAGAACGTAATGATGGCTGTCGTgatgttcgtttctcaactacatcttctatcctaatccgagacttggctaattatagactagaaatcaagatatagttttgacaactaaatttaaaaacaagcttgagatagcaacacttgtgagttcgaccgaacaatgctatAACACATGGCACTGCGAGGCATTAGAGGAACCTATTCAGAAGTTTTCCTAACACCACAAGAAATTGAACGTAAAGTAGTCCGTGAAGCACTACCATGGACTAAAGTTTTACAACTGAAGCACATGTTTGAGTTAGTCATAAAATCTATAACCGAAGACGTATCCTGTACAAAATGGTACCAGAGGAACATAATCAAGGAAATAAGCATATTAGTCTTTATTTCGatcattgtatttttttttcttatattagTAGAAACGACAATCAAGTTGTCGATAAAATCtctaaactagttaaagagtcttTTATTTCTTATGGCAATATATCCCTTCAGCTATATGTAATTATAATTATGTACGCCCTTAAGCAATCTTTCTCCAATGGACGGCCTATTGGCCTTAGCACATCAAGGTTTTATCAAAGCCCACCACTAAGACAACAACTACAAAGCCCATGTATGAAATAAACGGTCAGATTTTGAAATGATAAGATACGACGATACGGGTGCCTGTAGTTGTAGATACGTCCTTACAGAAATAATAACCGTCGAATTCAAACCCCTTCCCAAAGGGAGGGAAAGTAACCGCCTACTTTACAAATTCTATATGAACGGCAGTTGGAAGTTCTATTCTTCAGAGTTTTCGCTCTCAACACCCTTTGATTAAAATGGataggagagaaaataatgaaaatcagaGTCATCCTCTTCTTACATCTTCTCCTGATCAAGAACATGCAGAATCTACAAATCTAGATAATGAAGAAAGCATGTCAAGAAGTCAGGATCATGCAGAAGATGGGGTGTTAGTAATCTCTCAAGGGAATGGGGATGTAGGTTCCCCGAGAAGGTCGACACCAGGTCCTGTTGAACCGAATTCTTCAAGACCTAACGTAAATGTCGAAGATGGAGTGGGTCAATCGGCTACCGCGATACCAGAAGGTGATGTTGCAGTCGGTTTGCCTAGGTGTTTTGTCcaaggggaatcaagtgcaccaATACCAAGAAATGTTGCCGACATTGATCCATCAAGTTTGGTTTTTCACCCCGGTCTTTCTACAAAATCGGGTAAAAAGACCAGAAAGAATAAGAAAGTTCAAGGCATCAGAATTGGTATGAAGGAGGGTCAGCCAAGTAACCCATTTCTAGACCTGAATCGCTTTCCATCTTGTTATGAATGTAAAAAGGAATTCTTTTCATGGAAAGCTGTACATGGGCACATGCGGACGCATCCAGAGCGTGAATGGCGTGGTACTGTTCCACCACCCAATGTTGCACGACCATCATTTCCAGTAGCAGCAGATGAAAACAGGGAATCACCAGCACCGGCAACTAATCAAGAGGTGGAAGTTGCAACAGGTTTACTGTTGTTATCGTTCACTAATAGCCGTGGTGTGCTGGTATCTTCTGCAAACAATTCACAAGACCAAGAGCCTCAGAGGTCAAGACAAGTGACTGAGAACTCGGCATCGAGTTCTAATGCGCGATATGAGTGTTCTGTTTACAAGAAGGTGTTCCTCACTCACCAAGGGCTGGGTGGTCATCGTGCCAGTCACAAAAATGTGAAGGGTTGTCATGCTATGGACAACACTGCTGCAGAACATCATTCTGCAGAAAGAAATGGCGGTGAGACATCGGGTACTGGAAATATCTTTGGGTGCCACATCTGTTTGAGGCGTTTCGCGAGTGGGCAAGCACTGGGTGGCCATATGAGGCGGCATCCACAGAGAAGGGAAGAAGCGTCGTCATCAGCGCAGGACCCAAACGTCGATCCTACGTCTTTAGCACGCATTGGCTTGGTAGTGGATTTAAATCTTCCCCTTCCTCCTAATATCCCCCCTCCTCCTTATTTGCGTATAGAGAACGACGAAGGTTCAtcagcatcatcttcatcatcatcatcatcaccatcacccgATACCAGTTTGGACCTGCACTTGTGAGTTTGACGATTATTATATGTTTAATTTAAGGGTGTGTATCTGTATCTGTGATACTATATATCTATCTATCATCTTCCATTCCATCAATTTGTAATAACTTTTGACTGTTTGTTACTGTTGGCGTGTGTATGTTTTAATAAATGGGAGGTATGCAACAATGTAATGAAATTGTGGGAAACCATATTCGCTATAATATATTGTTATTTATTTCTTATTATTATCTATAATCTTTTGCATCCTGTAGTAGCGTTTTGATTTTCTTGTTCTTATTGTTTttccttgtaattttttttttccccttCTCTTGAATGCAGTAGTGTAGTGAAATTGGGTAACAAGAAATCTTATTTTAGTGATCCTTGATGAATTCGAAAAGACGTTTTCTTTCTTATTGGTTCACCAAGTCGGCGCCACACTCTATTTCGTCCGCTTCTAATAGTTTCCTCCTTTTCTGTACATTTTCAGTATAAAAAGCAACTAAAAGTCTGATACTAGATTTAAAAAATTAATAATGCAAGTACTACTTTAAGAGAAAAACGTCAACGTGAACGCCACAGTCCAATCAATCGAAAACTTTGTTTCGATCTTCTTATCCCCCTCTCTGGAAAACTTTGTATCTCCTTCACATCTATAGTTAGATCATGGATCCTTACAGGGTACTATACTTTACTTTCAACACTTTCATTTCAagttatttatgtttttttttctttttgtttctgtaCCCTGATTAGCTACTTGTAATAAGATTAGATcactattttcttttttctttgtatttttggtttttagttgAATTGAATTTGAttcatcaaaattgattttgatagcTTCACTTGCTGTGTATTGGAATTTGATCTACTGATTCTGTCTGGGTATATTGATCTTATAATGTAATCTCTTTTTGTTGTGCTTGGTTGGAGCAGCATCGCCCATCAAGCGCTCATAATTCGCCTTTCATGACCACTAATTCCGGGGCACCGGTCTATAACAACAACTCATCTCTCACTGTTGGACCCAGAGGTAACTAATTTTATCTATTGGGTTTTCTCATTTTTGAGCTGTTGATAATATTGAGGGGTCTTTAGCTGATACATTTTTGTTTTATGGTATAATTCATTAAGTCGACAACTTCTTTACAGGATTATGCTTGCTAGTTGCATTTTGAAACTCGTATACTGTTTAAATTAGGGTAGTGTTTTGacatcttttgattttgttgatgACATATGAATCTCACATTTGTGGGGACTCTTACTAATCAGGGCACTGACTTTCGATGTGTTGTTACTAGTAGTATAGACGACCTGTATGTGGTGAATAAAAGATCCACTCACCCAAACCATAGTGTAGGTATTTTGCGATTTTTTCATTTGAGCATTACTTCAAGTTCAACAATCAAAGAGTTGAATTCTACCTCTCTTTGCTTTTGGCAGGTCCAATTCTCCTCGAGGAGTACCATTTAGTAGAAAAGCTTGCTAATTTTGATCGTGAGCGTATCCCAGAGCGTGTTGTTCATGCTAGGGGAGCCAGTGCTAAGGGTTTTTTTGAGGTCACCCATGATATTTCTCACCTTACATGTGCTGATTTCCTTCGAGCACCAGGTGTCCAAACACCCGTTATCGTTAGGTTCTCTACTGTTATCCATGAGCGTGGTAGCCCTGAAACTCTGAGAGATCCTCGTGGTTTTGCTGTGAAGTTTTACACCAGAGAGGTAACTGGCATTGTTTACTTGAGTTTTCTTCTATTACTGTCAAACTTGTACACTAGTTTATGAAGTAATTGCCAACAcattttgattagttcttctgGTAAATGCCAAGTATCAATAGTTCATTACATGGAAAGAAAGTTTCGCATATTCGTGTCTTGTGTTTGCAGTCTCTAAATCTCAACTTTGCTGTATTTACGATGCAGCCAGAGTTCCAGGACTGACCATTTAGATTCGATGTCTACTATTTAAATTGATGTGATCCAACATGTTTGTAATCATTTGTCGACATTTGACTCTTTTCCTGATTTTGTTGACATCAGGGTAATTTTGATCTAGTTGGAAACAATTTCCCAGTCTTCTTCATACGTGATGGAATGAAATTTCCTGACATGGTCCATGCTCTGAAGCCCAACCCAAAGTCCCATATTCAGGAGAAATGGAGAGTACTCGACTTTTTCTCACATCATCCAGAGAGCTTGCACATGTTTACTTTTCTCTTTGATGATATCGGTGTCCCACAGGACTATAGACACATGGAAGGTTCTGGTGTTCATGCATATACTCTCATTAACAAGGCTGGAAAATCACTGTACGTGAAGTTCCATTGGAAACCAACTTGTGGGGTTAAGTCACTGTTGGAAGATGAGTGTATCAAAGTTGGAGGTGCCAATCACAGTCATGCTACTCAGGATCTCTATGACTCGATCAATGCGGGAAACTATCCCGAGTGGAAACTTTTCATCCAGACGATGGATCCGGATCACGAACACAAGTTTGACTTCGACCCTCTTGATGTCACCAAGACATGGCCGGAAGATATTATCCCTCTACAGCCAGTTGGACGATTGGTGTTGAACAAGAATATCGATAACTTCTTTGCGGAAAACGAGCAACTTGCTTTCTGCCCTGCTGTTATCGTTCCAGGTATCTACTATTCTGACGATAAGATGCTCCAGACTCGTATATTTTCCTATGCCGATACCCAAAGGTATCGTCTTGGTCCAAACTACTTGCAGCTTCCAGCAAATGCTCCCAAGTGTGCTCACCATAACAATCATCATGATGGTGCCATGAATTTTATGCACAGGGATGAGGAGGTAGTCTTTCTTCTCAAGTCAATCCCTTATGAATTATGACCAGCTAGGTCAATTTTCTTATTGGATT encodes:
- the LOC113346809 gene encoding zinc finger protein ZAT2-like, translating into MDRRENNENQSHPLLTSSPDQEHAESTNLDNEESMSRSQDHAEDGVLVISQGNGDVGSPRRSTPGPVEPNSSRPNVNVEDGVGQSATAIPEGDVAVGLPRCFVQGESSAPIPRNVADIDPSSLVFHPGLSTKSGKKTRKNKKVQGIRIGMKEGQPSNPFLDLNRFPSCYECKKEFFSWKAVHGHMRTHPEREWRGTVPPPNVARPSFPVAADENRESPAPATNQEVEVATGLLLLSFTNSRGVLVSSANNSQDQEPQRSRQVTENSASSSNARYECSVYKKVFLTHQGLGGHRASHKNVKGCHAMDNTAAEHHSAERNGGETSGTGNIFGCHICLRRFASGQALGGHMRRHPQRREEASSSAQDPNVDPTSLARIGLVVDLNLPLPPNIPPPPYLRIENDEGSSASSSSSSSSPSPDTSLDLHL
- the LOC113346811 gene encoding catalase isozyme 1 — its product is MDPYRHRPSSAHNSPFMTTNSGAPVYNNNSSLTVGPRGPILLEEYHLVEKLANFDRERIPERVVHARGASAKGFFEVTHDISHLTCADFLRAPGVQTPVIVRFSTVIHERGSPETLRDPRGFAVKFYTREGNFDLVGNNFPVFFIRDGMKFPDMVHALKPNPKSHIQEKWRVLDFFSHHPESLHMFTFLFDDIGVPQDYRHMEGSGVHAYTLINKAGKSLYVKFHWKPTCGVKSLLEDECIKVGGANHSHATQDLYDSINAGNYPEWKLFIQTMDPDHEHKFDFDPLDVTKTWPEDIIPLQPVGRLVLNKNIDNFFAENEQLAFCPAVIVPGIYYSDDKMLQTRIFSYADTQRYRLGPNYLQLPANAPKCAHHNNHHDGAMNFMHRDEEVNYFPSRYDSVRHADAYPIPSTICSGKRDRCIIEKENNFKQPGERYRSFTPERQERFICRWIDALSDPKVTHEIRSIWVSYWSQADKSLGQKLASRLSVKPSI